The following are from one region of the Pectobacterium actinidiae genome:
- the acnB gene encoding bifunctional aconitate hydratase 2/2-methylisocitrate dehydratase: protein MLEEYRKHVADRAAQGIVPKPLDATQMAALVESLKNPPAGEEEALLDLLINRVPPGVDEAAYVKAGFLAAVAKGEATSPLVTQEKAIELLGTMQGGYNIHPLIDALDNDKLAPIAAEALSHTLLMFDNFYDVEEKAKAGNAHAKKVIQSWADAEWFLSRPKLAEKITVTVFKVTGETNTDDLSPAPDAWSRPDIPLHALAMLKNAREGIDPDQPGAVGPIKQIEELNKKGFPLAYVGDVVGTGSSRKSATNSVLWFMGEDIPYVPNKRGGGVVLGGKIAPIFFNTMEDAGALPIEVDVNDLNMGDVIDIYPYEGEVRRHDTNEVLATFALKTDVLLDEVRAGGRIPLIIGRGLTSKARESLGLPHSDVFRISKAVEASKKGFSLAQKMVGRACGVAGIRPDEYCEPKMTSVGSQDTTGPMTRDELKDLACLGFSADLVMQSFCHTAAYPKPVDVTTHHTLPDFIMNRGGVSLRPGDGVIHSWLNRMLLPDTVGTGGDSHTRFPIGISFPAGSGLVAFAAATGVMPLDMPESVLVRFKGKMQPGITLRDLVHAIPLYAIKQGLLTVEKKGKKNIFSGRILEIEGLPDLKVEQAFELTDASAERSAAGCTIKLDKEPIIEYLNSNIVLLKWMISEGYGDRRTLERRIQGMEKWLADPQLLEADADAEYAAVIDIDLADIKEPILCAPNDPDDARWLSDVQGEKIDEVFIGSCMTNIGHFRAAGKLLDSHKGQLPTRLWVAPPTKMDAAQLTEEGYYSVFGKSGARIEIPGCSLCMGNQARVADGATVVSTSTRNFPNRLGTGANVYLASAELAAVASLLGRLPTSEEYQTYMSQVDKTAQDTYRYLNFDQLGQYTEKADGVIFQTTV, encoded by the coding sequence GTGCTAGAAGAATATCGTAAGCACGTAGCCGACCGGGCTGCACAGGGGATTGTTCCTAAACCGTTAGATGCCACGCAGATGGCCGCGCTGGTTGAGTCACTCAAGAATCCCCCGGCGGGCGAAGAAGAAGCATTGCTTGACCTGCTGATTAACCGTGTCCCCCCCGGTGTTGATGAAGCCGCCTACGTAAAGGCCGGTTTTTTGGCTGCCGTCGCTAAAGGCGAAGCCACTTCCCCATTGGTCACCCAGGAAAAAGCGATTGAGCTGCTGGGCACCATGCAAGGGGGTTACAATATTCATCCGCTGATTGATGCGTTAGATAACGACAAGCTGGCACCAATTGCCGCCGAAGCGCTGTCTCACACGCTGCTGATGTTTGATAACTTCTATGATGTGGAAGAAAAGGCGAAGGCAGGCAATGCGCACGCCAAGAAAGTGATCCAATCCTGGGCTGATGCCGAGTGGTTCCTGTCCCGCCCGAAATTGGCGGAAAAAATTACCGTTACCGTCTTTAAAGTCACCGGTGAAACTAACACCGATGACCTGTCTCCGGCACCTGATGCCTGGTCACGACCTGATATCCCGCTGCACGCGCTGGCAATGCTGAAAAACGCCCGTGAAGGTATCGATCCCGATCAACCTGGCGCGGTAGGCCCGATCAAACAGATCGAAGAACTGAACAAGAAAGGCTTCCCGCTGGCTTACGTCGGTGACGTCGTCGGTACGGGGTCATCGCGTAAATCGGCGACTAACTCCGTGCTGTGGTTCATGGGCGAAGATATCCCTTACGTTCCGAACAAACGCGGCGGTGGCGTGGTGCTGGGCGGCAAGATCGCCCCGATCTTCTTCAACACGATGGAAGATGCTGGTGCGCTGCCGATCGAAGTGGATGTGAACGATCTGAATATGGGCGATGTGATTGACATTTACCCGTATGAAGGTGAAGTACGCCGCCATGACACCAATGAAGTTCTGGCGACGTTCGCGCTGAAGACCGACGTATTGCTGGATGAAGTACGCGCCGGTGGCCGTATTCCACTGATTATCGGCCGCGGGCTGACCTCCAAAGCGCGTGAGTCACTGGGCTTGCCGCACAGCGATGTCTTCCGTATTTCCAAAGCAGTTGAAGCCAGCAAAAAAGGCTTCTCGCTGGCGCAGAAAATGGTGGGTCGTGCCTGTGGCGTTGCGGGCATTCGCCCTGACGAATACTGTGAACCGAAGATGACCTCGGTAGGTTCACAGGATACCACTGGGCCGATGACCCGTGATGAGCTGAAGGATCTGGCCTGTCTGGGCTTCTCCGCCGATCTGGTGATGCAGTCATTCTGCCACACGGCGGCCTATCCGAAGCCGGTTGACGTGACCACGCACCACACGCTGCCAGATTTCATCATGAACCGTGGTGGCGTATCGCTGCGTCCGGGCGATGGGGTTATCCACTCCTGGCTGAACCGTATGCTGCTGCCGGATACCGTTGGTACGGGCGGTGACTCCCATACGCGTTTCCCTATCGGTATCTCTTTCCCTGCGGGCTCCGGTTTGGTGGCGTTTGCTGCCGCGACCGGCGTCATGCCGCTGGATATGCCAGAATCCGTTCTGGTGCGCTTCAAGGGCAAAATGCAGCCGGGAATTACTCTGCGCGACCTGGTTCACGCCATCCCGCTGTATGCCATCAAGCAAGGCCTGCTGACCGTTGAGAAGAAAGGTAAGAAGAACATCTTCTCGGGTCGTATTCTGGAAATCGAAGGTCTGCCGGATCTGAAAGTCGAGCAGGCGTTTGAACTGACTGACGCCTCGGCGGAACGCTCTGCGGCTGGCTGTACGATCAAGCTGGATAAAGAACCGATTATCGAGTACCTGAATTCCAACATCGTGCTGCTGAAGTGGATGATCTCTGAAGGCTACGGCGATCGTCGTACGCTGGAGCGCCGTATTCAGGGCATGGAAAAATGGCTGGCCGATCCGCAACTGCTGGAAGCGGATGCCGATGCTGAGTACGCGGCGGTGATCGACATCGATCTGGCCGACATCAAAGAGCCGATCCTGTGTGCGCCGAACGATCCAGACGATGCACGCTGGCTGTCTGACGTGCAGGGCGAGAAGATTGATGAAGTCTTCATCGGTTCCTGTATGACCAACATCGGTCACTTCCGTGCGGCAGGTAAGCTACTGGATAGCCACAAAGGCCAGCTGCCGACCCGCCTGTGGGTTGCGCCGCCGACCAAGATGGATGCGGCACAGCTGACCGAAGAGGGCTACTACAGCGTGTTTGGTAAGAGCGGGGCGCGTATCGAGATCCCAGGCTGCTCGCTGTGTATGGGTAATCAGGCGCGTGTGGCGGATGGTGCGACGGTGGTTTCGACCTCGACTCGTAACTTCCCGAACCGTTTGGGAACCGGTGCCAACGTGTATCTGGCATCTGCCGAACTGGCTGCGGTGGCTTCGCTGCTGGGTCGCTTGCCGACCTCAGAAGAGTATCAGACCTACATGTCGCAGGTGGATAAAACCGCCCAGGACACCTATCGCTATCTGAATTTTGACCAGTTAGGTCAATATACCGAGAAAGCCGATGGCGTGATCTTCCAGACGACGGTCTAA
- a CDS encoding DUF3060 domain-containing protein gives MTIKRYLPMVSVTAFAFTASVYAAPIELEGIGLTRDIPCNGNDVTISGNSNNIVLTGKCAAISIAGSEHNVTFDTATSLTVTGSEIAATGQSTGDLTVAAYKNTIHTHILADDKPAKVNVTGTEHHLDLDFKGPTVVSFNGISNRLSWGGTEPKLSSSGANNVIKQKP, from the coding sequence ATGACGATAAAACGGTATCTGCCAATGGTTTCCGTCACTGCCTTCGCGTTCACCGCATCCGTCTATGCCGCGCCTATTGAACTGGAGGGTATCGGTTTAACACGCGATATTCCTTGTAATGGCAATGATGTCACTATTTCAGGTAACAGCAATAACATCGTGCTAACGGGCAAATGTGCCGCTATTTCCATCGCGGGTTCCGAGCACAACGTCACATTCGATACCGCCACATCGCTGACCGTGACTGGCTCAGAGATTGCCGCCACGGGTCAATCAACGGGCGATCTGACCGTCGCCGCGTACAAAAACACGATCCACACTCACATCCTTGCCGATGATAAGCCAGCAAAGGTGAACGTGACCGGTACGGAACATCATCTCGATCTCGATTTTAAAGGCCCGACTGTTGTTTCCTTCAATGGCATCAGCAACCGTCTCTCATGGGGAGGAACAGAACCGAAACTTTCTTCTAGCGGTGCTAATAACGTCATCAAACAAAAACCATAA
- a CDS encoding RtcB family protein, giving the protein MSTFTRLQKRLSRLGIDTDYQHSIYHLRRQNAEAQVLLPETLPLEEKAVQQLLDFASVHLPGSDARVCAARATPDFHPGTLAPVGSIVATTENFVIPAAIGTDINCGMRLLTTGVHHADADAHKPALIQALKNTLLLDQRDVPVTPDSFSALFDEGLSAWLAALPLLGLWQDVDFQRLAAELGSIAGTDAVRADSRHAPEPFFAPREILRPASLGTVGSGNHFVELQIVDAVLDRHAAYQAGVKEGEVVIMIHTGSRDVGFYVGQRGIDKARTCWPAGEKYPASGLFGLVDEQATDYMEAMGVAARYAWINRIVLTELIRSSWKQVFTHDASKLVVDLSHNIILPEHGMNLHRKGATPAKAGGFALIPGSMGDYSYLVTGKGNPDWLWSCSHGAGRAERRQNMRNKIDTAKQADTLPWQCITLKDERLREEAPAAYKPVTPVIDIQEQSELIQPVARLRPWLTFKA; this is encoded by the coding sequence CATTTACTCGCTTACAAAAACGTTTATCCCGTTTGGGGATAGACACCGATTACCAACATTCTATTTATCATCTCCGCAGGCAGAATGCAGAAGCGCAGGTTCTGTTGCCGGAAACGTTGCCGCTGGAAGAAAAGGCGGTTCAGCAACTGCTGGATTTCGCCTCGGTACACCTACCGGGCAGCGATGCGCGCGTCTGTGCCGCCCGCGCGACGCCGGATTTCCATCCTGGCACGCTTGCGCCAGTTGGCAGTATTGTCGCTACAACGGAGAACTTTGTTATCCCTGCGGCGATTGGGACGGATATCAACTGCGGCATGCGATTGTTGACGACGGGCGTGCATCATGCGGATGCGGATGCGCACAAGCCTGCGCTGATTCAGGCGCTCAAAAATACGTTACTGCTGGATCAGCGCGATGTTCCCGTTACGCCAGATTCGTTTTCCGCACTCTTTGATGAAGGGCTGTCGGCGTGGTTGGCGGCCTTGCCCTTACTGGGGCTTTGGCAGGACGTGGACTTCCAACGGCTGGCAGCGGAACTCGGTTCTATCGCTGGAACTGATGCGGTTCGTGCCGATAGCCGACATGCGCCTGAGCCGTTTTTCGCGCCTCGCGAGATACTTCGACCTGCCAGTCTGGGCACGGTAGGGTCGGGTAACCATTTCGTTGAGTTGCAAATTGTTGATGCCGTCTTAGACAGGCATGCGGCGTATCAAGCTGGCGTAAAGGAAGGCGAGGTTGTGATTATGATTCACACCGGTTCACGGGACGTTGGCTTTTATGTCGGCCAGCGTGGGATCGATAAAGCGCGAACCTGCTGGCCTGCGGGAGAGAAATATCCGGCATCCGGCCTGTTTGGTCTGGTTGATGAGCAGGCGACGGATTATATGGAAGCCATGGGCGTCGCCGCTCGCTATGCGTGGATCAACCGGATCGTGCTGACTGAACTGATTCGTTCCTCCTGGAAGCAGGTGTTTACGCATGACGCCAGCAAACTGGTGGTCGATCTGTCGCATAACATTATCCTGCCGGAACACGGAATGAACCTGCATCGTAAAGGCGCGACGCCCGCCAAAGCCGGGGGATTTGCGCTGATTCCCGGTTCAATGGGAGACTACTCCTACCTCGTTACGGGGAAAGGAAATCCCGATTGGCTGTGGTCGTGTTCACACGGCGCGGGGCGTGCCGAGCGTCGGCAGAATATGCGTAACAAGATCGATACAGCGAAGCAGGCAGATACGTTGCCCTGGCAGTGTATTACGCTGAAGGATGAGCGCCTGCGGGAAGAAGCGCCGGCGGCCTATAAGCCAGTCACGCCCGTGATTGATATTCAGGAACAGTCGGAGCTGATTCAACCCGTAGCACGACTGCGCCCGTGGCTGACATTTAAGGCCTGA